A window of the Artemia franciscana chromosome 3, ASM3288406v1, whole genome shotgun sequence genome harbors these coding sequences:
- the LOC136025356 gene encoding putative uncharacterized protein DDB_G0271606 isoform X2, with protein MMCQREPPRYGKRPADSAAEGDPQSLAAEGSTSISTSSSVKYSVDIVQQIDYSSDSVSNNQQAVSVKTAVKNENCEDFSRFNPPEFLCEDSNGDLINDDTFKDLISEIKELPPDFLGDIDFEGKDASSGLKPDDRETADRAIRAAIQDMESRDKLQPSSGGRPSYDQAAMTLKQLAEQHQQKNHGQYNNRNVPPNFRTSDIVGSENPSPLNESESPYVKKELNSPLPSDPNSNEKRTLNLSPVSKLSPGGQFKQIYTESPSVPGPSPQNYSQNQDNQNNFNKGYNTNMNSSTAQFPQSQSMHYSQKMSPFNGEGSLQQTPQMAMNQNGQYLQVTGQHMQINLAKSGQQDTLSQQVNNTQGHGGTNLNHMNSAIHSPMNVQSPMAQMMSPMMTGPGPSPQMPQHHIHHMQNQNNQSVQMPRPSPNSGPNMQNIHGQKMIPTPGPSPNMNHVQSQMIPSGSPMSSMNQSQGQNASGSNQSQMCQSAQNQPGLNQSVMPNQMIHHMHGPNGQQSNISMTGSQPTLGMNMMQCQSMQGQFASGQMPSGQFVPNSMQRMPNKGVMPLNGQNQVNMPAQGQTFPSRMTSQNFRPGIPNHFEAQQQMMAQRAAQQQQMRMQMMQQSQVQHSSIMNQQAQMTPSHINSQMPNQSLSSQAHMQAMSQMNQNQLSQMTGQMRTSPNSMPQNQQIASNQMAAQGTAMVQNSGTMQNSKMNVAGNTLNHMGAAIGGGAMGMTQMSRPPPPEYRARMLANQQQSMMANMRPAAMRPGMAMASQVASQRMMQPLATQQNFMGRPSRPPNVTIVPDQWRTGIRNPQMINFQQGMTGNAAQMRMSMPNQQEMYMQNVDSVQAQQRYMIQNPQGQMSLQQMQASQSMMMSQGSNYQQSMGNGHVVGFQRMQSNPSEFEFDSAQFGASDAQELLNSFDSSGGFNMM; from the exons CCTCCAAGATACGGGAAGCGTCCAGCCGACTCAGCAGCAGAGGGTGATCCTCAGTCGTTAGCTGCCGAGGGATCAACATCGATTTCTACCTCCTCTAGTGTTAAGTATTCTGTTGATATAGTGCAACAGATAGATTACTCATCTGATAGTGTTAGCAATAATCAACAAGCTGTGTCAGTGAAAACAgctgtgaaaaatgaaaattgtgaAGATTTCTCTCGTTTCAACCCACCTGAGTTCTTGTGTGAAGATTCAAATGGAGATCTTATCAATGATGATACTTTTAAAGACCTAATCTCGGAAATTAAAGAGCTCCCACCGGATTTTTTGGGGGATATTGATTTTGAAGGGAAAGACGCTTCCAGTGGTCTGAAACCAGATGATAGGGAAACCGCAGATAGGGCGATAAGAGCTGCAATCCAAG ATATGGAATCCCGAGATAAGCTGCAGCCTTCCTCAGGTGGCCGCCCCTCATATGATCAAGCTGCCATGACTCTGAAACAGCTTGCTGAGCAACACCAACAGAAAAACCATGGACAGTATAATAATAGAAATGTTCCACCTAATTTTAGGACTAGTGATATTGTTGGAAGTGAAAACCCATCTCCATTAAATGAAAGTGAAAGTCCTTATGTGAAGAAGGAACTCAATAGCCCCTTACCTAGTGATCCAAATTCTAACGAAAAACGGACGTTAAATTTATCGCCTGTGTCTAAATTAAGTCCTGGTGGTCAATTCAAACAAATTTACACGGAGAGTCCTAGTGTGCCAGGTCCCAGCCCTCAAAACTATTCCCAGAATCAGgataatcaaaataatttcaataaag GTTACAACACGAATATGAACTCATCGACTGCTCAGTTCCCTCAGTCTCAGTCTATGCATTACTCTCAAAAGATGAGTCCCTTTAACGGCGAAGGCTCTTTGCAACAAACTCCGCAAATGGCTATGAATCAGAATGGCCAGTATCTCCAG GTAACTGGTCAAcatatgcaaataaatttaGCCAAATCTGGTCAGCAAGATACATTAAGTCAGCAGGTCAATAATACGCAGGGTCATGGTGGCACCAATCTGAACCATATGAACAGTGCCATTCACTCTCCTATGAACGTTCAGTCTCCAATGGCTCAGATGATGTCTCCCATGATGACGGGTCCTGGGCCAAGTCCCCAAATGCCTCAGCATCATATTCATCATATGCAAAACCAAAACAATCAATCTGTGCAAATGCCTCGACCGAGTCCAAACTCGGGGCCAAATATGCAGAACATTCATGGACAGAAAATGATACCAACCCCTGGACCGAGTCCGAATATGAACCATGTACAATCGCAGATGATTCCCTCTGGTAGTCCTATGTCAAGTATGAACCAAAGTCAGGGCCAAAATGCATCAGGTTCCAATCAAAGTCAAATGTGCCAAAGTGCTCAGAACCAACCCGGTTTAAACCAAAGTGTCATGCCAAACCAAATGATTCACCATATGCATGGACCTAACGGCCAGCAAAGTAACATTTCTATGACTGGGTCGCAACCTACCTTGGGTATGAATATGATGCAGTGTCAGTCTATGCAAGGACAGTTTGCTTCAGGACAAATGCCTAGTGGCCAGTTTGTGCCGAATAGTATGCAAAGAATGCCAAATAAAGGGGTGATGCCCTTGAATGGGCAAAATCAAGTGAATATGCCTGCACAAGGACAGACTTTTCCATCAAGAATGACTTCACAGAATTTTAG GCCAGGCATCCCAAACCATTTTGAAGCACAACAGCAGATGATGGCACAACGTGCTGCTCAACAGCAGCAAATGCGCATGCAAATGATGCAGCAGAGTCAAGTGCAGCATAGCTCCATAATGAACCAGCAAGCTCAAATGACCCCAAGTCATATCAATTCTCAAATGCCAAACCAGTCCCTATCTTCCCAAGCTCATATGCAGGCTATGTCTCAAATGAACCAAAATCAATTGAGTCAGATGACAGGCCAAATGAGAACAAGTCCTAATTCTATGCCTCAAAACCAACAAATTGCATCAAACCAAATGGCAGCCCAAGGTACTGCGATGGTGCAAAACAGCGGGACTATGCAAAATAGCAAGATGAATGTTGCTGGAAACACTCTGAATCATATGGGAGCAGCCATTGGAGGAGGAGCTATGGGAATGACTCAGATGAGCCGGCCACCTCCTCCTGAATATCGTGCTAGAATGCTGGCCAATCAACAGCAATCAATGATGGCTAACATGAGACCTGCTGCAATGCGACCTG gAATGGCAATGGCATCACAAGTGGCATCGCAAAGAATGATGCAACCATTAGCAACACAACAGAATTTCATGGGAAGGCCAAGTCGGCCTCCTAATGTCACAATTGTACCTGATCAATGGAGAACCGGGATACGGAACCCACAGATGATTAACTTTCAGCAAGGGATGACAGGGAACGCAGCCCAGATGCGCATGTCCATGCCAAATCAACAAG aAATGTACATGCAGAATGTTGATTCTGTTCAGGCACAGCAACGGTACATGATTCAAAATCCTCAAGGGCAA